Proteins from a genomic interval of Acomys russatus chromosome 19, mAcoRus1.1, whole genome shotgun sequence:
- the LOC127203716 gene encoding zinc finger protein 235-like, which translates to MTKSQEAVTFSDVAVVFSEEELGLLDADQRKLYRDVTLETFRNLLSVGGQSANKMDILHATALRRLSMAWLPSWPVASDDVIKLARTPETLMNTQGKGSQFLEQCHSSFHVAGEERPRAFKDGCCLESLKSHHSSITENQEFLSERAPTSWDKTHLTVRQNLQQHWAQTLVKNKPQLLAPGIDVLSCVSHQDNNKPHKGNKAHSSIGCGKVIFPESTQHHVYTERKASQCSKGQEAFIDSPNLELLPQVLLGKESPVPSTPEDKGHSSSVPSHQSVHPGKKHYWCSVCRKGFNQSSPLYAHLPTHTGEKPDRCDSCGKGFSCSSDLSVHCRVHSGEKPYKCEVCGKGFTRSGHLQIHERTHTGEKPYTCRDCGKSFSCSSSLRIHQRVHTKEKPYECKECGKCFSSNSNFHSHQRIHTGEKPYKCEECGKGFSSSSVFHSHQRVHTGEKPFRCSVCGKGFSQRSTFQAHQRVHTGEKPYRCDVCGKPFSQRSYVQVHQISHTREKPFKCQQCGKEFSWSTALSAHRKVHTRQKPYTCQQCGKGFSHASHFQKHQRVHTG; encoded by the exons GAGGCGGTGACGTTCAGCGACGTAGCTGTGGTCTtcagtgaggaggagctggggctgcTGGATGCTGACCAGAGGAAGCTGTACCGTGACGTGACACTGGAGACCTTCAGGAACCTTCTGTCAGTGG GAGGCCAGAGTGCAAACAAGATGGACATTCTTCATGCAACAGCATTAAGGCGCCTTTCTATGGCGTGGCTTCCAAGCTGGCCAGTGGCTAGTGATGATGTCATCAAACTGGCAAGAACTCCAGAAACTTTAATGAACACTCAAGGAAAGGGTTCTCAATTCCTGGAGCAGTGCCACTCCTCTTTCCATGTGGCTGGAGAAGAGCGTCCCAGGGCCTTCAAGGACGGCTGCTGTCTTGAGAGTCTCAAAAGCCACCATTCCAGCATTACTGAAAATCAGGAATTTCTGTCTGAAAGAGCTCCGACTTCTTGGGATAAAACACATCTTACTGTGAGACAGAACCTTCAGCAACACTGGGCACAGACTCTGGTGAAAAACAAGCCACAGTTGTTGGCTCCAGGAATTGACGTTCTGAGTTGTGTTTCCCACCAGGATAACAATAAACCTCACAAGGGAAACAAAGCCCACAGCAGCATTGGCTGTGGTAAAGTTATCTTTCCCGAGTCAACCCAGCATCATGTTTACACTGAAAGGAAGGCCTCCCAGTGCAGCAAGGGCCAAGAAGCCTTCATTGACAGCCCCAATCTGGAACTCCTTCCGCAGGTCCTATTAGGAAAGGAGTCCCCTGTACCTAGTACACCTGAGGACAAAGGGCATAGCTCCAGTGTCCCAAGTCATCAAAGTGTTCATCCAGGAAAAAAGCACTACTGGTGTTCTGTGTGTAGAAAAGGCTTTAACCAGAGCTCACCCCTGTATGCTCACCTGCCCACCCATACAGGTGAGAAGCCAGACAGGTGTGACAGCTGTGGGAAAGGCTTCAGCTGCAGCTCAGATCTCAGTGTCCACTGCCGAGTGCACTCGGGAGAGAAACCATACAAGTGTGAGGTGTGTGGGAAGGGCTTCACACGGAGCGGACACCTCCAGATCCATGAGAGaactcacacaggagagaagccgtATACATGTAGAGACTGTGGCAAAAGTTTCAGCTGTAGCTCGAGCCTTCGCATCCACCAGCGAGTCCACACTAAGGAGAAGCCATACGAGTGCAAAGAGTGTGGAAAGTGCTTCAGCTCAAATTCCAACTTCCACAGCCATCAGCGgatccacacaggagagaagccataTAAATGTGAGGAGTGTGGGAAGGGGTTCAGTTCAAGCTCAGTCTTCCATAGTCACCAGCGggtccacacaggagagaagccatttCGCTGCAGTGTGTGTGGGAAGGGCTTCAGTCAGAGGTCGACTTTTCAAGCTCACCAGAGagttcacactggagaaaaaccaTACAGATGTGACGTGTGTGGGAAGC ccttcagccaGAGGTCCTATGTCCAAGTTCATCAGATAAGTCACACCAGGGAGAAACCGTTCAAGTGTCAGCAGTGTGGGAAGGAATTCAGCTGGAGCACAGCACTTAGTGCTCACAGGAAGGTTCACACAAGACAGAAACCATACACGTGTCAGCAGTGTGGGAAAGGCTTCAGTCACGCCTCACACTTCCAGAAGCACCAGAGGGTCCACACTGGGTAG